ataaaaataaaagacagatatacatattttaaaaatttattgatactTATACAACAACTACACAAAATAAATGCACACAGTAACTTAAAGTCAGTTTCATTTTACGTTTACTGAATTACTTTAAGGGATTTTCCAACTTCGGTAAAGGCAGCAATGGCATGATCTATATCATCTTTAGTATGAGCAGCAGAAATTTGTACGCGAATGCGAGCCTTACCCTTGGGTACGACAGGGAAACTGAAACCGATCACATAAATGCCACGTTctgcaaaaaataaaaggaaacaaATAATGGTCAACTATATTCCACGAAAAAAGACAAATACAATTACTTACTTAGCATTTCATCGGCAAATATGGAAGCCAAACGAGCATCACCCAACATGACGGGACAAATGGGATGATTTTCACCACTGATAGTAAAACCAGCCTTTGTCATGGCATCTCTAAAGTGTTTGGTATTAGTTTGAACCTTGGCAGTAAGTTCACTTGATGACAACAGCATATCGATAACCTTTGTACCGGTAGCCACAACAGATGGTGGCAAAGTGTTTGAGAATAGGTATGGACGTGATTTTTGTCTCAAAAATGTAATAAGTTCCTTGGGACCGGTAGTATAACCACCAGCAGCACCACCTAAAGCTTTACCCAATGTGGAATTAATAATGTCTACACTGCCCATAATGTCATAATATTCCTCAGTACCACGACCAGTTTTACCAAAGAAACCAGTAGCATGACATTCATCGATAAAAGTCAAGGCATTGTACTGTTTAGCTAAAGCAACAATGTCTTTAAGGGGAGCGATGTTTCCGTCCATTGAGAAGACGCCATCGGTAACGATCAGTTTCATGCGAGCATTCGATGCTTTCAATTGACTTTCCAAATCTATGGAAATATACATGGAAATGTTGTTTAAAAGTGTAAACATTTAGTAATGTCTTATcacaaaatgtttatgtatgtgtgtatgtaattttgaattattgcaAAACTTACCATTTAAATCGCGATGCCTGTAGCGATTCTTCTGGGCCTTGCACAAACGAATGCCATCGATAATGGAGGCATGATTTAATTCATCTGAAAATACAGCATCTTCAGGAGTTAGAATGGCTTCGAAGAGACCAGCATTGGCATCAAAGCACGAAGCATAGAGAATGGTATCCTCACGGCCATGAAACTGGGCCAATTTCTTTTCCAAGCTCTTGTGAATATCTTGAGTGCCACAAATAAAACGTACAGAACTCAAACCGGCACCATATTTTTCAGTTATTTCCCGTGAGTAGTTCACCACTTCGGGATGATTCTTGAAAGAGAAAAATgtgtgaatttattaaaaaaattgttgtgcTCTCATTATAacctaataaattaataaaattgatttttttacaaatacttaCAGCTAAACCCAAGTAATTGTTGgcacaaaagtttaaaatttgtttattgctgCCTTCGACTGTAATTTGCGTACTCTGGGATGAAGTGATAATACGTTCCGATTTAAATGTGCCAGCTTCTTTAATCGACTTTATTTGATCGGAGAGTATTTCACGAAATTGTGCATGGGCGGGTGAGGATGAGTAGCGACGGAAAGTGCATTTCAATAATTGACTCTCCAAGCCTGTtgataaccaataaatatttagattaaatgtattttatttgcaattaagACAAGTACATGTGCAAAGTTATATAAAGAATACTAAAGAATTTTATACTAttgattatgttttaaataacatcACTCTCAGTTAGTCACCTCTTAATTGTAtgaatttcgataaatttggcATTTTTCCCtacaaatttatgaattttattgaaatattgtgCGGTGAACTGTATATGCGGAAAAATCACACAAGAACGAACAATCGACACACCCTCGCGTATTTCCAGCAAAATCAAACTGAAATTCTGTTTTCAATGTGATGCCATAGAAACCCCATGTCGCGTTACAGTGACGCTCTCACATTGCCCTCCCATGCTCCCTGTGTGTACTtgctacatatttatttatgtctAGAGACAACAGCTGATTTTTTTCGTtcattctaatttaaaattaatttttttctatctgTATATTATTCAGATGGCGCATTTATATTTGTATCTGCACACTTTCCATATGTTGGTTCGTATCGTACAAAgacataataataacattattgttgttgttttttattatttgatgtttgtttttgttgtgcgTTTGACTTTTGTAAgtgaacaaaaatttatttttttatgtgtgtCCGTGACAAcgaaattgatttaatttagaATGAATTTCACTTTCATTTCGTTCATTATTGAAACACTGAAAGAAATTATTCAATGTATCATCATTTGGATAATTGTGATACGTTGGATATTAAACTTCATCctatatacatttgtaaattccacagattttgtaaaaataggagtatttgaaaatcaattttttagcACTAAAGTGTTGATTTACTAATACCAATGAAACAATCACTGAATGGGGTTGTGTCAATAGAGTCGATTTTAACGCCCACAAGACtcaattttttccatttatatacattaaagtattcaaacgattaatcgtcgttcggttaatcgattaatttttgacgattaatcgtcgtaatcgtgttcttaagtatttctaataagttttcagtaacagttatagttgaactagtgttcaatggaacgtatgaagtttttgagtcgaaaatgaaacctttttaaatttattttttttttttcgttttttcttcaAGTGGGACAGGTaatatagaatgtacagattcccatctttcatttgataccaatattagcattataaaatacatataaatattttaaatattcgtttgtataccttaaaactttgaaatccttttataaggacataaaaatcggtgTACGCAATTCtttaagtggaatctattttcacatgcttatcaacttttccatgtgtgaatactttttttcaaaattgttacagggtgtatatgaagaaaattgttacaataataacgtctagtttccttttattcgaataaccgcataattatttgtcgaatagaccgaataagacaaaatcccgaataattgaataccctaatatACATTGATGGTGTAAAAATTAAGGCCCGTATACAGAAGGAAGAAtgtaaaacaatttgaaaaagttaAGTTATGGCACAATTCTCAATAACATTTAGTAGAGTTTTGCTCCCACAAAAGCAATGTACAATACtatttatatattgttattttaagttagttatagtaattttttgaattaacaaACCAGTAACGAACTTTAAAGTAATTCTTTTAATAAGTACCTTATATGGGGAAAAAGTTCAGTTATGGCTTAATTCTCATAACATTAAACAACATAACATAACATAAGTAGAATTAATTTAAGTACAAGAGAccttaaagtttaaacaaaattggattctttctGATTCTTTAGAAGTatataaacatcacttccacagaaggtaaacaaattcacttagtgcttctttggaagtacttcgttttaattttgctgggtatttctgcttaattaacatatttatgacTGTTTAA
The window above is part of the Lucilia cuprina isolate Lc7/37 chromosome 6, ASM2204524v1, whole genome shotgun sequence genome. Proteins encoded here:
- the LOC111675399 gene encoding 2-amino-3-ketobutyrate coenzyme A ligase, mitochondrial yields the protein MPNLSKFIQLRGLESQLLKCTFRRYSSSPAHAQFREILSDQIKSIKEAGTFKSERIITSSQSTQITVEGSNKQILNFCANNYLGLANHPEVVNYSREITEKYGAGLSSVRFICGTQDIHKSLEKKLAQFHGREDTILYASCFDANAGLFEAILTPEDAVFSDELNHASIIDGIRLCKAQKNRYRHRDLNDLESQLKASNARMKLIVTDGVFSMDGNIAPLKDIVALAKQYNALTFIDECHATGFFGKTGRGTEEYYDIMGSVDIINSTLGKALGGAAGGYTTGPKELITFLRQKSRPYLFSNTLPPSVVATGTKVIDMLLSSSELTAKVQTNTKHFRDAMTKAGFTISGENHPICPVMLGDARLASIFADEMLKRGIYVIGFSFPVVPKGKARIRVQISAAHTKDDIDHAIAAFTEVGKSLKVIQ